A DNA window from Porites lutea chromosome 6, jaPorLute2.1, whole genome shotgun sequence contains the following coding sequences:
- the LOC140942218 gene encoding uncharacterized protein, producing MEELGSSQSGCTRKKVHKTESVGQTAWRPYTPTGAMTLDGDDDEGNVREISLQLGHPLGSQHRQSALSALTGYSAHILRRILSKRQAHLSDLITWKNTEVLDFRHCRRTPNRADAEFSDPRLFVSILLGEDSPTCGSLRQPCQTLFQALIKVVDGGKIFLDGRHSGLRPYNCRKRIGKKERIVEFMRVSLTIQGWLTKAHISCKLRYGLVFEHDKNQLLRITFSNLIFHNKAFVLNEVSCFNIAISNCKIINSSAAVVVVQGESRICTNSSIVISDTEFLNNTQSLIANLSNGIFILKISRSVFQDRVGRFKVTSEDRYSTGAVYIKAPTLRNMVHVSCFVTDSIFRELGHKLNGFALSFKVNNLFTTGMLSVSNTTFLNNENSIFVYGGFDVRLDQVTIDSTYGYAFAASGPPNLSPNVSDIKVSLHRCLLRNNRVGVRMTIVPCLDVLTCAPSSQSLFINDTLFEGGSETRGIGDAIRFSLKVTGRSLQKHFIDAKVILYNVTFQGIHNGVMYVTMQKNVKGLISIKNCKFINNSQFVYRLDNRATVGVEFPDEDPPKCLKENNRSKVFWNDTFQTPVTIENSIFENNVGISGALNFLNGNVTLRNCTFRNNEGLTLGGHVYLKTGYGSLSVVKSAFLQTRLNHISKTGQPGKVLRYGCFLYSDSTGPIIIRNSSFIAKANRKLYPVLAATKSTSIKTDATSTLQCPSKRRVKLESIKATEGFEFTEGSRTCWMKVNYVKLFCQECNDKFYCLETGLPKRLKFSKGLKCLNCPYGASCEDGNVRAKENFWGLKVKRRPPTMQFFPCPLEYCSSSRHSSYRGYNACHGKRTGVLCGRCSDGYSEELYSTSCRKKDNCSDHWFWVATAIYVIVFSVYFIFKPPVYSELYKQTLWFKKKPKSVNVQSTPEEEDNKSHDSGYLKIVFYFYQVAELMMIRSPEKTLHMVPIIPPVMAIFNFQVKTLNGGIGCPFPGLTVVTKELFMCSKFLGTLLSIGFIYALHRSASKLRFISSPSLTLYLGVVLETLLLGYEGLADTTLKLMHCVPIEKDWRLFLDGNIECWQWWQYLLIAFAVSFIIPLVLVLFWGSLMLAKNKVTAKEFLIACALPLPCLLLWLFRQFRKTDDEQLLYAGNEDHAEEIKQVLHGPFRKASTGDYGTLYWESVLTGRRLILLTIHTFTTDPLKRFVCLNCACVLMFVHHLTIRPFREQKANICEGLSLMSLTVICTFSLAEATYISEGIDPAGLIQNFFQALQWMEVIVLGLLPAMVCVLFGFAVLSQVIRLLYHCVKFLLYHTRYKYLFHQEISRNRELLVNWDPEEVHVLD from the exons ATGGAAGAGCTGGGAAGTAGCCAAAGCGGTTGCACCAGAAAGAAAGTGCACAAGACAGAAAGTGTTGGTCAGACAGCGTGGAGGCCTTATACGCCTACTGGAGCTATGACacttgatggtgatgatgatgaagggAACGTTAGAGAGATATCTCTTCAACTAGGACACCCTCTGGGCTCGCAGCACAGACAGTCTGCCTTAAGTGCCTTAACTGGATACAGCGCACATATTCTGAGGAGGATCCTCTCTAAAAGACAAGCCCACCTGTCCGATCTTATAACCTGGAAAAACACTGAAGTACTTGACTTCCGACACTGTCGCCGAACCCCAAACC GTGCTGATGCGGAGTTCAGTGACCCTCGCCTTTTTGTTTCCATTCTACTTGGTGAAGACTCACCCACATGTGGTTCGTTACGTCAACCGTGCCAGACTCTTTTCCAAGCACTGATAAAAGTCGTGGACGGAGGAAAGATCTTCCTTGATGGAAGGCACAGTGGGTTACGTCCATACAACTGTAGAAAAagaattggaaaaaaagaacGCATTGTGGAGTTCATGCGCGTAAGTCTAACAATACAGGGCTGGCTTACGAAGGCGCATATTTCCTGCAAACTACGTTATGGTCTAGTTTTTGAACATGATAAAAACCAACTTTTGCGGATAACTTTCTCAAACCTTATATTCCATAACAAGGCATTCGTTTTAAACGAAGTGAGCTGCTTCAATATTGCTATTAGTAATTGCAAAATTATTAACAGTTCCGCGGCGGTTGTTGTTGTACAAGGAGAATCTAGAATCTGCACCAATTCTTCAATTGTTATCTCCGATACTGAGTTCCTGAACAATACCCAATCGCTCATCGCCAATTTGTCAAATGGAATTTTCATTCTTAAAATCTCCAGAAGTGTATTTCAGGACAGGGTTGGTCGGTTCAAAGTAACTTCAGAGGACAGATATAGTACCGGCGCTGTGTACATTAAGGCACCCACCTTGAGAAATATGGTGCATGTCTCGTGCTTTGTTACCGATTCTATTTTTCGCGAGCTTGGTCACAAATTAAATGGCTTCGCTTTATCCTTTAAAGTAAATAACCTATTTACCACAGGGATGTTGTCAGTATCGAATACCACCTTTCTCAACAACGAGAATTCTATATTTGTATATGGTGGATTTGACGTTCGACTAGATCAGGTGACCATTGACTCTACTTATGGATATGCTTTTGCAGCCAGTGGTCCTCCAAACCTGTCGCCTAACGTTTCTGATATAAAGGTGTCTTTACATCGTTGTCTACTGCGGAACAATAGAGTTGGTGTACGAATGACAATAGTACCTTGTCTAGATGTACTCACTTGTGCACCAAGCAGCCAATCACTATTTATTAATGACACTCTTTTTGAAGGAGGTAGCGAGACGCGCGGTATCGGTGATGCGATCAGGTTTTCATTGAAGGTGACAGGTAGGTCACTCCAAAAACATTTCATTGATGCGAAGGTAATTCTGTACAACGTTACCTTTCAAGGAATTCACAACGGCGTAATGTACGTAACCATGCAAAAGAATGTAAAAGGACTGATATCCATAAAGAACTGCAAGTTTATAAACAATTCTCAGTTTGTATACCGATTAGATAACCGAGCAACTGTAGGTGTTGAGTTTCCCGACGAAGATCCTCCAAAATGTCTCAAAGAGAACAACCGCAGCAAAGTCTTCTGGAATGACACATTCCAAACACCGGTGACAATTGAAAACAGCATATTCGAGAATAACGTCGGTATCTCAGGAGCACTGAATTTTCTTAATGGAAACGTCACTTTGAGAAACTGCACGTTCAGAAACAATGAAGGCTTGACTTTAGGAGGGCATGTCTATCTGAAAACGGGTTACGGTAGCCTTAGCGTTGTAAAAAGCGCCTTCCTTCAAACACGTTTAAACCATATATCTAAAACTGGCCAGCCCGGCAAAGTCCTGCGTTATGGATGTTTCCTGTATTCGGATAGCACTGGTCCTATCATCATAAGAAACTCGTCTTTTATAGCAAAGGCCAACCGAAAGCTTTACCCTGTTTTGGCTGCTACTAAAAGTACTTCAATAAAGACTGATGCCACCTCTACTTTACAATGCCCGTCTAAACGACGAGTGAAACTGGAAAGTATAAAGGCAACTGAAGGTTTTGAGTTTACCGAGGGAAGCAGGACGTGCTGGATGAAGGTCAATTATGTCAAACTATTTTGTCAAGAGTGTAATGATAAGTTTTACTGTCTGGAGACGGGTTTGCCAaaacgtttgaaatttagcAAAGGACTTAAATGCCTCAATTGTCCTTACGGAGCATCCTGTGAAGATGGAAATGTCCGAGCTAAAGAGAATTTCTGGGGCTTAAAAGTGAAAAGAAGACCTCCAACAATGCAATTCTTTCCCTGTCCCCTGGAATACTGTAGCAGTTCAAGGCATTCCAGTTATCGGGGTTACAATGCCTGTCATGGCAAGAGGACCGGCGTCCTATGTGGCAGATGTTCTGATGGGTATAGCGAAGAACTCTATTCGACTTCATGCAGAAAGAAAGATAATTGTAGCGATCACTGGTTTTGGGTGGCAACCGCCATCTATGTGATTGTATTTTCAGTGTACTTCATCTTTAAGCCTCCCGTGTATTCGGAGTTGTATAAGCAGACTCTTTGGTTTAAGAAGAAGCCCAAAAGTGTTAACGTACAGTCAACACCAGAAGAAGAAGATAACAAAAGCCACGACTCTGGTTATCTAAAGATTGTCTTTTATTTCTACCAAGTAGCCGAGCTGATGATGATAAGATCTCCTGAGAAAACTCTGCATATGGTACCAATTATTCCCCCAGTTATGGCTATCTTTAATTTCCAGGTTAAGACATTGAATGGTGGCATTGGTTGCCCATTTCCTGGTCTCACTGTCGTCACCAAGGAACTATTTATGTGTTCAAAATTCCTGGGAACATTGCTGTCTATTGGTTTTATTTATGCCCTCCATCGATCCGCAAGTAAGCTCAGGTTCATTTCCTCACCATCACTAACACTATATCTCGGCGTTGTGTTAGAAACACTTTTGCTTGGTTACGAAGGACTGGCAGATACAACCCTTAAGTTGATGCACTGTGTTCCTATTGAAAAGGATTGGCGTCTTTTTTTAGATGGGAACATCGAGTGTTGGCAGTGGTGGCAGTACTTGTTAATCGCATTCGCAGTTTCCTTTATCATCCCTCTGGTCTTGGTTCTCTTTTGGGGATCACTGATGCTTGCCAAGAACAAAGTGACTGCTAAGGAATTCCTGATAGCTTGTGCTTTGCCTTTGCCTTGCCTACTGTTGTGGCTTTTTCGGCAGTTTAGAAAGACAGATGATGAACAGCTTCTTTATGCTGGAAACGAAGATCATGCAGAAGAAATAAAGCAGGTTCTACACGGTCCATTTCGCAAAGCGTCTACTGGCGACTATGGCACCCTGTACTGGGAAAGCGTACTGACTGGTCGGAGATTAATTCTACTGACTATCCACACATTTACTACTGATCCCTTGAAACGCTTCGTCTGTCTTAATTGCGCATGCGTTTTGATGTTTGTTCATCATCTTACAATTAGACCATTCCGAGAGCAAAAGGCCAATATCTGTGAAGGCCTCTCGCTTATGAGCTTGACAGTTATCTGTACTTTCAGTTTGGCTGAAGCCACTTACATCTCAGAGGGAATAGATCCCGCTGGACTAATTCAAAACTTCTTTCAGGCTTTGCAATGGATGGAGGTAATCGTACTTGGTTTACTGCCTGCAATGGTGTGCGTTCTTTTTGGTTTTGCAGTGTTGTCTCAAGTCATTCGACTGTTGTACCACTGTGTGAAATTTCTCTTGTATCATACAAGATACAAATATCTTTTTCATCAAGAGATCTCAAGGAACAGGGAGCTTCTGGTTAACTGGGACCCAGAGGAGGTCCATGTCCTGGATTGA